ATGGTCGGTAGCGGTTCTGGGGCGGGGGCAGTGACTCTCGACCAAGTGAGAGTCGAGGACGCGAATGCTTGGCCTAGCGGGGTCGAAGAGTTTGACAGGGTTCTCGGGGGCGGAATCGTCCCTGGATCAGTTGTGCTTCTCGCTGGGGAGCCGGGAGTTGGGAAATCCACTCTACTTCTTGATGTTGCTGCCCGGTACGCTGCGGAAGCCACGACTCTGGGAAAGGGTCCAGTTCTGTATGTCACGGGGGAAGAGTCTGTAGCTCAGGTTTCCAAGCGCGCGCACCGGATCGGTGCCCTGAGCTCCAACCTCTTGCTGGCCGCAGAAGGGGATGTTGGGTCTGTGGCCTCGCTTGTACAGATGCATGAACCATCACTGTTGATTGTTGATTCTGTCCAAACCATGACCTCCGGCCTCGTCGACGGGTCCGCCGGTTCGGTTAGCCAAGTCAAAGCGGTGTGCCAGGTCGTCATCAATGCGGCCAAGCAGAATGCACTTCCGACACTGCTTGTTGGGCACGTGACTAAGGATGGGACAATTGCGGGTCCACGAACACTGGAGCACCTTGTGGACGTCGTTTGCCAGTTTGAGGGGGAACGCACCGGGGCTCTGCGCATGCTGCGTGCCGTGAAGAACCGGTATGGCTCGACTGATGAGGTTGGGTGTTTCACGCTTGAAGAGGCGGGAATCCGTCAGGTCACGGACCCTTCCACTATGTTCACGTCAGGCTCTCGCGGGAATGCGCCGGGGAGCATCGTCACCGTG
This genomic stretch from Schaalia sp. JY-X169 harbors:
- the radA gene encoding DNA repair protein RadA; its protein translation is MARSKTAFRCAQCQWENPKWLGQCRQCEAWGTLEEFVPQPVSSGRSTPMVGSGSGAGAVTLDQVRVEDANAWPSGVEEFDRVLGGGIVPGSVVLLAGEPGVGKSTLLLDVAARYAAEATTLGKGPVLYVTGEESVAQVSKRAHRIGALSSNLLLAAEGDVGSVASLVQMHEPSLLIVDSVQTMTSGLVDGSAGSVSQVKAVCQVVINAAKQNALPTLLVGHVTKDGTIAGPRTLEHLVDVVCQFEGERTGALRMLRAVKNRYGSTDEVGCFTLEEAGIRQVTDPSTMFTSGSRGNAPGSIVTVTLEGNRPLLTEIQALVAPGSGGSPRRITSGLDSSRVAMVMAVVQAHLRLDLSQKEVYVSTVGGARIVEPAVDLAIALAVWSAAQGKKPRQSVIALGEVGLTGEVRGGTGLSRRIIEGSRLGWDTALVPASQIGEVRVPKTVRLLPVENLVEAARYAFD